A single genomic interval of Microbacterium sp. LWO14-1.2 harbors:
- a CDS encoding acetyl-CoA C-acyltransferase, which yields MTDAYLVGGTRTPVGRYGGALATVRPDDLAAIVVGEAVRRAGIDPADIDEVILGAANQAGEDNRNVARMAVLLAGLPDTVPGITVNRLCASGMSAVTMAAQAIRAGDADLIVAGGVESMTRAPWVQAKPEKAWAKPGAAYDTSIGWRFPNPRLAARDKATFTMPETAEEVARLDRIGREEADAFAVRSQQRAAAAIAAGRFADEIVGVEVGDDRVLIDEGPRPDTTLEALARLRPVVAGGTVVTAGNSSSLNDGASALVVASGDAVERYGLVPRARIVVGTSAALAPEVMGLGPVPATEKALRRSGLRIDDIGSVEVNEAFATQSLACIRRLGLDEAVVNADGGAIALGHPLGSSGSRLLVTLLGRMEREGSRYGLATMCVGVGQGAAMILEKV from the coding sequence ATGACGGACGCCTACCTCGTCGGGGGAACCCGCACCCCGGTGGGTCGCTACGGCGGCGCACTGGCCACGGTCCGCCCCGACGACCTCGCGGCGATCGTGGTCGGCGAGGCCGTGCGACGTGCGGGCATCGACCCGGCCGACATCGACGAGGTCATCCTCGGTGCCGCGAACCAGGCGGGTGAGGACAACCGCAACGTCGCCCGCATGGCCGTGCTGCTGGCCGGGCTTCCCGACACGGTTCCCGGGATCACCGTGAACCGCCTGTGCGCGTCGGGAATGTCGGCGGTGACCATGGCGGCTCAGGCGATCCGCGCCGGCGACGCCGACCTGATCGTCGCCGGCGGGGTCGAGTCGATGACGCGTGCGCCCTGGGTGCAGGCCAAGCCCGAGAAGGCGTGGGCCAAGCCCGGAGCCGCCTACGACACCTCGATCGGGTGGCGGTTCCCGAACCCGCGTCTCGCCGCGCGCGACAAGGCGACGTTCACGATGCCCGAGACCGCCGAGGAGGTCGCGCGCCTCGACCGCATCGGACGGGAGGAGGCGGATGCGTTCGCCGTGCGCTCCCAGCAGCGCGCCGCGGCGGCGATCGCCGCCGGCCGGTTCGCGGACGAGATCGTCGGAGTGGAGGTCGGAGACGACCGCGTGCTCATCGACGAAGGACCGCGCCCCGACACGACGCTCGAAGCGCTCGCCCGCCTGCGCCCCGTCGTGGCGGGCGGCACCGTCGTCACTGCCGGCAACTCCAGCTCGCTCAACGACGGGGCGTCTGCTCTCGTCGTCGCCAGCGGCGACGCCGTCGAGCGCTACGGGCTGGTGCCCCGCGCACGCATCGTCGTCGGCACGAGCGCGGCGCTCGCCCCCGAGGTCATGGGCCTCGGCCCCGTGCCGGCGACCGAGAAGGCCCTGCGCCGCTCCGGACTCCGGATCGACGACATCGGATCCGTGGAGGTGAACGAGGCGTTCGCCACGCAGTCACTGGCCTGCATCCGCCGACTCGGACTCGACGAGGCGGTCGTGAACGCCGACGGCGGCGCGATCGCCCTCGGCCACCCGCTGGGCTCGTCCGGATCGCGGCTGCTCGTCACCCTGCTCGGTCGCATGGAGCGCGAGGGATCCCGCTACGGCCTCGCCACGATGTGCGTCGGCGTCGGCCAGGGCGCGGCCATGATCCTGGAGAAGGTCTGA